The Effusibacillus pohliae DSM 22757 genome segment GACCCGTTTTCCACCGTTGAGCACTTTGAAAAAGTGGAACTTTCCGAGTTGATTACCCTGATCAAAAAAAAGCGGACCCTACGCAGGATCCACCAATTGAAACCCTTCTTTTTGCAACGCCGCTTTCGCCTCGGCGATCGTGTCGGCATCTTCCGCCAGCAGCGTGTGGTAGTGGAGCCCGCCCGTCACTTCGGAAAACAATGGAATCGGCGAGCGGTCCCTTTTTTCAACGAATTCTTTTACGTCTCTTGGTGTCCGAATGTTTAATTCGCCTTTAATCCGGCCGTACACCGGATGATCGATAAACACGTCCTCGACTGTGACGTGGTGGGCGACGAGGATTTCCAATTCCCGTTTCAGTTGTTCGGGGGTATGGATAATGCCCAGCACCTCGCGATATTGAGACTTGGAACCGTGTGCCAGCATGTAGCCTTGCGTCGTGCTGATGATGTCGAAACCGTCTTTGCGCAGGAAGGCGATGTCCTGCACGATCGTTTGTCGGCTGACGTCCAGCGCATCGGCCAGATGGGAGCCTGGAATCGGCTTGTTGGATGACTTCAGGATATCCAAAAGCTGTTGTCTGCGATCCATGCGGCGGCAAGCCTCCATCAAACTGATTTGTTCCAGACTACGATATCTGCAGCATCCGGTCAATCGCCAGCTTGGCCCAGCGGGCGGTTTCCGGTTCCACTTGGATCACATTTTGCGGCGTGCCGGTCACCAGATTTTCCAGGGCCCAGAGCAAGTGCGGCCGGTCGATCCGGTTCATCGTCAAACACGGGCAGATCATCTCGTTCAGCGACACAATGAACTGTTCCGGATGCTCTTGTGCCAGCCGGTTGACCAGGTTGTGTTCGGTGCCTATCGCCCATTTCGTGCCGGGCGGGGCTTTGCGGACCGCCTTGATGATATAGTCGGTCGAGCCGTGCTCATCCGCTAACTGGACAGTCTCATACATGCATTCCGGATGCACCAGCACCCGGATGTCCGGGTATTTGGCTCGCACTTCCTGCACGTGCCGCGGCTCAAACTTCATATGGACGGAACAGTGCCCCTTCCACAGAATAACCCGCGGATCGCCTTCGCCGTGCGGAAACTCGATCGCCATTTCTTTCGGATTGTAGACGCACATCTCGTTCAGCGGAATCCCGAATTTCACCCCGGTGTTGCGGCCGAGGTGCTGGTCGGGCAGGAACAGGATGCGCTGCTTGGCTTGCAGGGCGTACGCAAAAATTTTCTCGGCGTTGGACGAAGTCACCGTCAACCCGCCATGTTTCCCGACGAACGCCTTAATAGCGGCGGTCGAGTTCACGTAGGTGACAGGGATGATCGAGTCGCCATACCGCTCCGTAATCAGTTCCCAACATTCTTCCACTTCCTGGTCGTCCGCCATGTCGGCCATCGAACAGCCCGCTTTCATGTCGGGCAGAATCACGATTTGCTCGTCGGATGTGAGAATGTCGGCCGTTTCGGCCATAAAGTGGACGCCGCAAAACACCACATACTTGGCGTCTTTCAACTCGGCCGCGATCCGGGCCAACTGCAGCGAATCGCCGCGATAGTCGGAAAATGCGATCACATCATCCCGCTGATAATGATGACCGAGAATCACCAGGTCTTTCCCCAACACCTGTTTGGCGGCCGCGATCCGACGGTTCAGCTCCTCCGACGACAAAAGCGAGTATTCGTGAACTCCCGGGTCTTCGATGATCAGATCATTCACCATCGCCATTTGCAAAATCCCCCTTAGCTCTCATGGATGATTTTTTCCGTTCAGATCGAGGCTGATGTCCATCGCCCGCACCGAATGCGTCAGCCAGCCGAGGGAGATGATGTCCACTCCGGTGGCGGCAAAATCCCGCACGGTTTCCGGCGTGATCCCGCCCGACGCTTCGGTGATCGCCCGGCCGTTCACGATCTGCACCGCCTCCGTCAGCATGGCGGGCGACATGTTATCCAGCAAGATCACGTCCGCGCCCGCTGCGACCGCCTCTTTCACCTGTTCCAGCGTGTCGGTTTCCACTTCGATTTTCACCAGGTGCCCGATCCGGCTTTTGATTTTTGTAACGGCCGCCGTCAGCGAACCGGCTGCCGCGATATGGTTATCCTTGATCATCACTGCATCGTACAGGCCAAACCGATGGTTGACGCCGCCGCCCACCGTGACCGCGTATTTGTCAAAGATCCGCAGCCCCGGCACCGTTTTGCGGGTGTCGGCAATGCGCACGGGCAGATCTTCCACTTTGCGGCAGACGTCGCGGGTGGTCGTCGCAATCCCGGACATCCGCTGCAGCAAGTTTAACGCGACCCGCTCAGCCGACAGAATCGCCCGCGCACTTCCGGTGACGGTGGCGAGCACGTCCCCTTTTTGCACGTCGGCCCCGTCCTGCACATGCGCTTCGAAGCGAACTTGCGGATCGAGCAGGCGAAACGTTTCTTCCGCTACCAGCAAGCCGGCGACTCTCCCCGCCTGTTTGGCAAGCAGTGCGCCGCCAATTTGCTCACCCGGTTCAAACATCAGTTCCGACGTCAGATCCCGGTGTCCGATATCTTCAATCAACGCTTGCTGAAGCAACTGGCGTACGAGCAACAGATTCATAGGTGCCTCCTTGGATCGAGTGAGTTTGGAATGCCGCTGCTGTTTCCGGATAATCGGCGCGAAAATGGGCGCCCCTGCTCTCCCGCCGCCAAAGCGCCGCCTGCACGACCAAGCGGGCGGCTGTCAGCAGATTTTGCTCCGGTCCGGGACCGGGTGGAAGCTGCGCCTGCCAGCTCCGGAGTTGTTGCAGGGCGCGATTCAGGCGCAAACCGTCGCGGACGATCCCGACATGGGTCCACATCAATTCCTGCACTTGCCGCAGCAGAGTAGGGGACGGGCTTGTATTCATTTTCACAAAGTCGGCATAAGAAAAATCGGGTGTTCGGAAGCGCCACCGCACGGGCCGCAAGGAAACGATCGCCTCGACCGCCCGGTGTGCCATCACAAGCCCTTCCAACAATGAATTGCTGGCCAGCCGGTTGGCCCCGTGAAAACCGCTGGAGGCAGCTTCGCCGATGGCGAACAACCTGGGCACTGATGTCACTCCCCGGCTGTCTGACAGGATTCCGCCCATCGTGTAGTGGGCCGCCGGCACCACCGGGATCAGATCGGCGGACGGGTCCAGGCCGATTTTTTGGCAGGATGCGTGGATCGTCGGGAAGCGCCGGGCAAACTGAGGTATCGAGCGGGCATCGAGAAACACGTCGCGGCCGGCTTGCATCTCGGAAAAAATCGCCCTTGCCACGATGTCGCGCGAGGCCAGATCCGCCCAGTCATGATAGAAATGCATGAATCGTTCTCCGTTTGCATTGACCAGCACGGCTCCCTCGCCACGAACCGCTTCCGAAACAAGCGGCAATGGATTCGAATGGGTGCGCAACGCGGTCGGGTGGAACTGCACGAATTCCATGTCGCGCAGTAGCGCGCCCGCCCGGTAGGCGAGAGCGTACCCTTCGCCGGTGGTGCCGGCCGCATTGGTCGTGTATTTGTAAAGCTGGCCCAATCCGCCTGTCGCGAGAATCACCGCTTTTGCGCGAAAACAGACCGGGTTCCCGTCCGAATCCTTGCCGATGGCCCCTGTACATTCGCCGTTTTCCAGCAGAAGTTCAGCGACATAGGTGTTTTCCCACAAGTCAATGCGTGGGTTGCTGCACAGGTGTTGTGTCAGCGTCTGGATAATCGTCCGGCCTGTCGCGTCGCCCCCGGCATGCACGATCCGGTTGCGGCTGTGTGCGCCTTCTTTGCCTAACTGGGGTGTACCGTCGGCAGCGCAATCCAATTTGACGCCCAATTGTTGCAAGAAACGAACTGCGTCGGCCGCTTGGCTGACAAATGATTGGACGGTCTCTGTCTCACACAGCCCCTGCCCGGTGCGAAGCGTATCCACTCTGTGCAAAGAAGCGTCGTCATCGGCAGACAGCGCAGCCGCGATCCCCCCTTGCGCCAGGCTGCTGTTGCTGTGGCGGACAGCCCCTTTCGTCACAAGGGCGACTTGGCCATGTCGGGAGAGGAGCAAGCTGAGCGTCAATCCGGCAATGCCGGAGCCTATGATCACGTAATCGGCCTCGATAACCTGCCACATGGCCATACCTTCTTTCCCTGTTGGAAATCTATGATCCTATTATGAAAGTTGCTGTTGTAAGCTGTCAAGACAGGTGTAAAATAAGGTGTAAAGCAATCATACAAAATGTATATGTCAAAGGGGTGTTGCGAATGCCGGAGCTGGCACGGTATTTTGATCATGCGGCGACGACCGTCATGCGCAAGGAAGTGGTTGATGCGATGGCGGCTTACTTGGTAGAGGATTTTGGGAATCCGGGCAGCTTGCATCAATTTGGGATGAGGGCAAAAGAGGCGCTGGAAGTGGCGAGGACGGCGATCGCGGAGACGATTGGCGCGCGCGGCAAAGAGCTGATTTTTACAGGGAGCGGGACGGAAGCGGACAATCTGGCGGTGCTCGGTGCTGCGCGGCGGCTGCGCCGGCTCGGCAAGGGGAGCCATGTGGTGACAAGCGCGGTCGAGCATCCGGCGGTGCGGGAGGCTTGCCGGGCGCTGGAAAGAGAGGGTTTTCGGGTCACGTACGTACCGGTCGACGAAGCCGGGCGGGTCAATCCGCAGGATGTGAAAAAATCGATTGAACCGGACACAGTGCTGGTCAGCGTGATGCATGCCAACAACGTGGTCGGCACGATCCAGCCTGTTACGGAGATCGGGCGTTTTTTGCGGGAAAAAGGGATTTTGTTTCATTGCGACGCCGTGCAGAGTTACGGAAAAATTCCGGTGGACGTAAAGCAGATGCAGGTCGATCTGCTGACGATCAACGCCCATAAAATCGGCGGTCCGAAAGGAGTGGCCGCGCTGTATGTGCGAAAGGGGGTTCGCCTGGATCCGATCGTGTACGGCGGCGGGCAGGAGCGGGGGCTGCGCCCGGCCACCCCGAATGTCGCGGGCATCGTCGGATTTGCAAAAGCCGCCCGGTTGGCGATCGCCGACCTGCAGCAGGAGCGGCAGCGCTTGGAGCGATTGCGGGCTCGTCTGATCGGCCGTCTGACTGCCACCATCCCAGGCTGCAAGATCAACGGCGACCCGTCCGATTGCCTGCCCACCCACGTAAACATCAGCATCGACCGGATCGAAGGGCAGGCGTTGATGCTGGAGCTGGACCGGCTTGGGTTTGCTACATCCAGCGGTTCCGCTTGCAGCTCGACCGACCATGAACCGTCCTATGTGCTGCTGGCGATGGGCAAGTCGCGCGAAGTGGCGCTGGAAAGCCTGCGGATCACGATGGGCAGAACAACAACCGAACAGAGTGTGGACGAGTTGGCGGCGTCATTGGAGCAGATTGCGAAAACGTGGCGGGCGGCGATCAGCGTGCCTGGTGTATAAAGTGTCGATACAGCGGCAGGGATCACTCCTGCCGTTTTTTTTTCATAAAGTGAACGCAGCTGTCCGAACGGTTGCCCAATTCGTTCATTTTGCTTATCATGTCAAGTAGTTTGATTGAGAACAGCACAGGAGAAGCGTATTACCCGAAACTGGAGCCATAAAGATTTGGAGGGTTCACCATGAGTCCCATCAGTTGTCTCAGCCACCTGGAATGTCCGAAATGCGGCCGCACTTATGACCCGGATCAACCGCAGCATCTGTGCGTTTGCGGTTCCCCTCTGCTCGTCAGGTATGATCTGCAAAAAGCCGCCCAGTCGTTGCGGAAAAGCGACCTGGTGCACCGGAAGCCGACGCTGTGGCGGTATCGGGAACTGCTGCCGGTGCGCGAAGAAGCGAACATCGTATCGCTCGGGGAAGGCATGACACCGATCATCCCGCTGAAGCGGATCGGCGAGAAAGCGGGACTCCGCCACCTCTACCTGAAAGACGAGGGCACGATCCCGACAGGCTCGTTCAAAGCGCGCGGGGCTGCAGTCGGCGTCTCCCGGGCCAAAGAGCTGGGCGTGCAGTTGCTCGCGATGCCGACAAACGGAAACGCCGGCGGGGCTTGGGCGACCTATGCGGCGCGGGCGGGCATCAAGGCCACGATCGTGATGCCGAAACATGCGCCTGCGATCACCCGCAGCGAATGCGCCGTTACGGGAGCCGATCTGTATCTGGTTAACGGATTGATCAGCGACGCCGGAAAAA includes the following:
- a CDS encoding L-aspartate oxidase; translation: MWQVIEADYVIIGSGIAGLTLSLLLSRHGQVALVTKGAVRHSNSSLAQGGIAAALSADDDASLHRVDTLRTGQGLCETETVQSFVSQAADAVRFLQQLGVKLDCAADGTPQLGKEGAHSRNRIVHAGGDATGRTIIQTLTQHLCSNPRIDLWENTYVAELLLENGECTGAIGKDSDGNPVCFRAKAVILATGGLGQLYKYTTNAAGTTGEGYALAYRAGALLRDMEFVQFHPTALRTHSNPLPLVSEAVRGEGAVLVNANGERFMHFYHDWADLASRDIVARAIFSEMQAGRDVFLDARSIPQFARRFPTIHASCQKIGLDPSADLIPVVPAAHYTMGGILSDSRGVTSVPRLFAIGEAASSGFHGANRLASNSLLEGLVMAHRAVEAIVSLRPVRWRFRTPDFSYADFVKMNTSPSPTLLRQVQELMWTHVGIVRDGLRLNRALQQLRSWQAQLPPGPGPEQNLLTAARLVVQAALWRRESRGAHFRADYPETAAAFQTHSIQGGTYESVARTPVASASVD
- the nadA gene encoding quinolinate synthase NadA, with the protein product MAMVNDLIIEDPGVHEYSLLSSEELNRRIAAAKQVLGKDLVILGHHYQRDDVIAFSDYRGDSLQLARIAAELKDAKYVVFCGVHFMAETADILTSDEQIVILPDMKAGCSMADMADDQEVEECWELITERYGDSIIPVTYVNSTAAIKAFVGKHGGLTVTSSNAEKIFAYALQAKQRILFLPDQHLGRNTGVKFGIPLNEMCVYNPKEMAIEFPHGEGDPRVILWKGHCSVHMKFEPRHVQEVRAKYPDIRVLVHPECMYETVQLADEHGSTDYIIKAVRKAPPGTKWAIGTEHNLVNRLAQEHPEQFIVSLNEMICPCLTMNRIDRPHLLWALENLVTGTPQNVIQVEPETARWAKLAIDRMLQIS
- a CDS encoding cysteine desulfurase family protein — translated: MPELARYFDHAATTVMRKEVVDAMAAYLVEDFGNPGSLHQFGMRAKEALEVARTAIAETIGARGKELIFTGSGTEADNLAVLGAARRLRRLGKGSHVVTSAVEHPAVREACRALEREGFRVTYVPVDEAGRVNPQDVKKSIEPDTVLVSVMHANNVVGTIQPVTEIGRFLREKGILFHCDAVQSYGKIPVDVKQMQVDLLTINAHKIGGPKGVAALYVRKGVRLDPIVYGGGQERGLRPATPNVAGIVGFAKAARLAIADLQQERQRLERLRARLIGRLTATIPGCKINGDPSDCLPTHVNISIDRIEGQALMLELDRLGFATSSGSACSSTDHEPSYVLLAMGKSREVALESLRITMGRTTTEQSVDELAASLEQIAKTWRAAISVPGV
- the nadC gene encoding carboxylating nicotinate-nucleotide diphosphorylase, with the translated sequence MNLLLVRQLLQQALIEDIGHRDLTSELMFEPGEQIGGALLAKQAGRVAGLLVAEETFRLLDPQVRFEAHVQDGADVQKGDVLATVTGSARAILSAERVALNLLQRMSGIATTTRDVCRKVEDLPVRIADTRKTVPGLRIFDKYAVTVGGGVNHRFGLYDAVMIKDNHIAAAGSLTAAVTKIKSRIGHLVKIEVETDTLEQVKEAVAAGADVILLDNMSPAMLTEAVQIVNGRAITEASGGITPETVRDFAATGVDIISLGWLTHSVRAMDISLDLNGKNHP
- a CDS encoding transcription repressor NadR, which codes for MDRRQQLLDILKSSNKPIPGSHLADALDVSRQTIVQDIAFLRKDGFDIISTTQGYMLAHGSKSQYREVLGIIHTPEQLKRELEILVAHHVTVEDVFIDHPVYGRIKGELNIRTPRDVKEFVEKRDRSPIPLFSEVTGGLHYHTLLAEDADTIAEAKAALQKEGFQLVDPA